One genomic region from Leifsonia poae encodes:
- a CDS encoding FtsW/RodA/SpoVE family cell cycle protein, which produces MPARSENAVIDSTRPATGTVKRLRLPAKQRNLELVLLVAACAINAIAVVLVQLGAIGHVDLTLLYLGAGLSVLVIGMHVALRFVAPQADPFLLPIATVLNGIGIAEIYRIDIHFGYSGWDSAGVRQIVWSAIAIICAIVVIMVIRNHRVLQRYTYIFGLAALLLLLLPMLPGIGKTISGARVWIGIGPFSFQPGEIAKLCLAIFFAGYLVQRRDSLAMVGKKFLGMRFPRVRDLGPILIIWLMSMAVIVFQRDLGTGLLIFGLFLVMIYVATARVSWVILGSLLIVGGAVVASQVLPYVNDRFQNWLNPFAQHVYDEQGGSFQLVQGLFGLAHGGLIGTGLGQGQPWITPVSQSDYIIASIGEELGLAGLFAIFALYLLFVARGLRIGFAGQDDFGKLLAVGLSFTVALQCFIVIGGVTRVIPLTGLTTPFLAAGGSSLVANWVIVALLLRLSDTVRNQPRLVVS; this is translated from the coding sequence ATGCCAGCAAGAAGTGAGAACGCGGTGATCGACTCGACTCGACCGGCCACCGGCACGGTCAAACGGCTGCGCCTGCCCGCCAAGCAGCGCAACCTGGAGCTCGTCCTCCTCGTCGCGGCCTGCGCCATCAACGCCATCGCCGTGGTGCTGGTGCAGCTCGGGGCCATCGGACATGTCGACCTCACGCTGCTCTACCTCGGGGCCGGGCTCTCGGTGCTCGTTATCGGGATGCACGTCGCCCTCCGCTTCGTCGCCCCCCAGGCCGACCCGTTCCTGCTCCCCATCGCCACGGTGCTGAACGGTATCGGCATCGCCGAGATCTACCGCATCGACATCCATTTCGGCTACAGCGGCTGGGACAGCGCCGGTGTGCGCCAGATCGTGTGGAGTGCCATCGCGATCATCTGCGCGATCGTCGTGATCATGGTCATCCGCAACCACCGCGTGCTGCAGCGCTACACCTACATCTTCGGGCTGGCGGCCCTGCTCCTGCTGCTGCTGCCGATGCTGCCCGGCATCGGCAAGACCATCTCCGGTGCCCGCGTCTGGATCGGCATCGGCCCGTTCAGCTTCCAGCCGGGTGAGATCGCCAAGCTCTGCCTGGCCATCTTCTTCGCCGGGTACCTCGTGCAGCGCCGCGACTCGCTCGCGATGGTGGGCAAGAAGTTCCTCGGGATGCGGTTCCCGCGCGTGCGCGACCTGGGCCCCATCCTCATCATCTGGCTGATGTCGATGGCCGTCATCGTCTTCCAGCGCGACCTCGGCACCGGCCTCCTCATCTTCGGACTGTTCCTTGTGATGATCTACGTGGCCACCGCTCGGGTCAGTTGGGTGATCCTCGGTTCGCTGCTCATCGTCGGTGGCGCCGTGGTGGCCAGTCAGGTGCTGCCGTACGTCAACGATCGCTTCCAGAATTGGCTCAACCCTTTCGCCCAGCACGTCTACGACGAGCAGGGCGGCAGCTTCCAGCTGGTTCAGGGCCTGTTCGGTCTGGCGCACGGCGGACTCATCGGCACCGGTCTCGGGCAGGGGCAGCCATGGATCACCCCCGTGTCGCAGAGCGACTACATCATCGCGAGCATCGGCGAGGAGCTCGGCCTCGCTGGCCTATTCGCGATCTTCGCGCTCTACCTGCTGTTCGTCGCCCGGGGTCTGCGGATCGGTTTCGCCGGCCAAGACGACTTCGGCAAGCTCCTCGCCGTCGGGCTCTCATTCACGGTCGCACTGCAGTGCTTCATCGTGATCGGCGGGGTCACCCGCGTGATCCCGCTCACCGGGCTCACCACCCCGTTCCTCGCCGCAGGCGGGTCCTCCCTGGTGGCCAACTGGGTCATCGTGGCGCTCCTGCTGCGCCTGTCCGACACCGTTCGAAACCAACCCCGACTGGTGGTGAGCTGA
- a CDS encoding serine/threonine-protein kinase, translating into MRPTAGLTFGGRYELQSRIAIGGMGEVWQATDLVIGRTVAIKILKDEYLGDPGFLERFRAEARHAALVNHEGIANVFDYGEEEGSAFLVMELVPGEALSTILEREHVLSTDKTLDIVAQTAAALHAAHAAGLVHRDIKPGNLLITPDGRVKITDFGIARIADQVPLTATGQVMGTVQYLSPEQASGHPASPTTDIYSLGIVAYECLAGRRPFTGESQVAIAMAQINEAPPELPATVAEPVRNLVFACIAKNPADRPASAAHLARAAQALRRGDVQAAAASVPAILGGAGLTGSATVLLPSSPSGATQATTILPAATGDAEDEEAQASTTTKKRSPWTWPLIALIALLALVLIGTIIALVAQPNKNAPASSSPPASSSAPSPTPSSPAPTPTSNTVPINEADFDGLTADAARQKLQDLGMSANVQPGNAATTNAQVNTVYSVNPTGPVPKGSMITVKVWGPVAPVPTPTDTVAANPTTPLPLTNPATPVTITFGSATCPAGQKLVGRSLYVNGAQQTPVNATTTTWSPTTAATYKLSYTIFCGESVESAQSPTVDYVVEDQSSGGGTGGN; encoded by the coding sequence ATGAGACCCACAGCAGGGCTCACCTTCGGGGGACGTTACGAGCTGCAGTCGCGGATCGCGATCGGCGGCATGGGCGAGGTCTGGCAGGCCACCGACCTCGTGATCGGGCGCACCGTCGCGATCAAGATCTTGAAAGACGAGTACCTGGGCGACCCCGGGTTCCTCGAGCGCTTCCGTGCCGAGGCTCGGCACGCCGCCCTCGTCAACCATGAGGGCATCGCCAACGTCTTCGACTACGGCGAGGAGGAGGGCAGCGCCTTCCTCGTGATGGAGCTCGTCCCCGGCGAGGCTCTCTCCACCATCCTTGAACGCGAGCATGTCCTCAGCACCGACAAGACGCTCGACATCGTCGCCCAGACCGCCGCCGCACTGCACGCCGCCCACGCCGCCGGGCTCGTGCACCGCGACATCAAGCCGGGCAACCTCCTCATCACGCCCGACGGCCGGGTCAAGATCACCGACTTCGGCATCGCCCGCATCGCCGACCAGGTTCCGCTCACCGCTACCGGTCAGGTCATGGGCACCGTGCAGTACCTCTCGCCCGAACAGGCGTCGGGGCATCCCGCGTCGCCGACCACCGACATCTACTCGCTCGGGATCGTGGCGTACGAATGCCTGGCCGGCCGCCGGCCGTTCACCGGCGAGTCGCAGGTGGCGATCGCCATGGCGCAGATCAACGAGGCTCCGCCTGAACTGCCGGCCACTGTGGCCGAGCCGGTGCGCAACCTCGTCTTCGCCTGCATCGCGAAGAACCCGGCCGACCGGCCGGCTTCGGCCGCGCACCTCGCCCGCGCCGCTCAGGCGTTGCGTCGCGGGGATGTGCAGGCTGCGGCCGCCTCGGTGCCCGCGATTCTCGGCGGGGCGGGTCTCACCGGATCCGCCACAGTGCTCCTGCCGTCGTCGCCGAGCGGGGCCACCCAGGCCACGACCATCCTCCCCGCCGCCACCGGCGACGCCGAAGACGAAGAAGCCCAGGCCTCGACAACGACGAAGAAGCGCAGCCCCTGGACCTGGCCGCTCATCGCCCTCATCGCGCTGCTCGCGCTCGTGCTGATCGGAACGATCATCGCGCTCGTCGCCCAGCCCAACAAGAATGCGCCGGCGTCTTCGTCGCCGCCCGCCTCATCGAGCGCGCCCAGTCCGACGCCGTCCTCACCGGCTCCCACTCCCACGAGCAACACGGTTCCGATCAACGAGGCCGACTTCGACGGTCTCACCGCGGATGCCGCACGGCAGAAGCTCCAGGATCTCGGCATGAGCGCCAATGTGCAGCCCGGCAATGCCGCGACGACGAACGCCCAGGTCAACACGGTCTACTCCGTGAACCCCACCGGACCGGTTCCGAAGGGATCGATGATCACGGTGAAGGTTTGGGGACCGGTAGCGCCCGTTCCCACCCCGACCGACACCGTCGCTGCGAACCCGACCACCCCGCTGCCTCTGACCAACCCGGCCACCCCGGTCACGATCACCTTCGGGTCGGCCACCTGCCCGGCCGGTCAGAAGCTCGTCGGTCGCAGCCTCTACGTGAACGGCGCACAGCAGACACCGGTCAACGCGACGACGACCACCTGGTCGCCGACGACGGCTGCAACGTACAAGCTCTCGTACACGATCTTCTGCGGTGAGTCTGTCGAGTCGGCGCAGTCGCCCACGGTCGACTACGTCGTCGAAGACCAGTCCAGCGGCGGCGGCACCGGCGGCAACTAG
- a CDS encoding (R)-mandelonitrile lyase: MNIEPASSTSKNPPEQFAGDVWLDPIALPHDGDQRMVVATVRFAPGARTAWHSHARGQYLRVTQGVARFGSRDGTIVDVHAGQTIYTPPGEEHWHAAAPGCFMEHIAMLENADDPATTTVWLEHITDDEFNGTGQA, from the coding sequence GTGAACATCGAACCCGCATCCTCCACCAGCAAGAACCCGCCCGAGCAGTTCGCCGGAGATGTCTGGCTCGACCCCATCGCGCTCCCACACGATGGTGACCAGCGGATGGTCGTCGCGACCGTCCGTTTCGCGCCCGGCGCCCGCACCGCCTGGCACTCCCACGCCCGTGGTCAGTATCTCCGTGTCACCCAGGGTGTCGCCCGGTTCGGCAGTCGTGACGGAACGATCGTCGACGTCCACGCCGGACAGACCATTTACACCCCGCCCGGCGAGGAGCATTGGCACGCCGCGGCACCCGGATGCTTCATGGAGCACATCGCGATGCTCGAGAACGCCGACGACCCGGCCACAACCACCGTCTGGCTCGAACACATCACCGACGACGAGTTCAACGGCACAGGTCAGGCATGA
- a CDS encoding class E sortase, with translation MTESNEFGLPAAVEVELRRPRTGKRGGKKKRPPRRPTFFGVLGELLITAGVLVLLFLGWQVWWNSLVLAGQQTSAASTQSQKWIEQAKKNPPPANVDPVKPPVMTEPADYQSFAVVYIPRLGQDWKRTIRETVDTEKVLNSYDAGVGHYKGTQMPGAVGNFAVAGHDSGWGNTFIDLSKLHIGDHIYVQTADGWYTYTFRNFEFVQPTAVTVINPVPGQPDATATDRLMTITTCNPPFHAGERLIAYNVFTNWQAPADVPSEIAAQVNANGG, from the coding sequence GTGACCGAGTCGAACGAGTTCGGGCTTCCGGCTGCGGTCGAAGTCGAGCTGCGGCGACCCCGCACGGGCAAGCGCGGGGGAAAGAAGAAGCGTCCACCCCGCCGCCCGACGTTCTTCGGTGTGCTGGGCGAACTGCTCATCACGGCAGGCGTCCTCGTTCTGCTCTTCCTCGGCTGGCAAGTCTGGTGGAACAGCCTGGTTCTCGCTGGGCAGCAGACGAGCGCGGCGAGCACGCAGAGCCAGAAATGGATCGAGCAGGCCAAGAAGAATCCGCCACCGGCCAATGTGGACCCGGTGAAACCCCCGGTGATGACCGAGCCGGCCGACTACCAGTCGTTCGCCGTCGTCTACATCCCGCGCCTCGGGCAGGACTGGAAGCGGACGATCCGCGAAACGGTGGACACCGAGAAGGTCCTCAACAGCTACGACGCCGGCGTGGGGCACTACAAAGGAACCCAGATGCCCGGCGCGGTCGGCAACTTCGCCGTCGCCGGGCACGACAGCGGCTGGGGCAACACCTTCATCGACCTCTCGAAACTCCACATCGGAGACCACATCTACGTGCAGACGGCCGATGGGTGGTACACCTACACCTTCCGCAACTTCGAATTCGTGCAACCGACCGCGGTCACCGTGATCAATCCGGTCCCGGGTCAGCCCGACGCCACGGCGACAGACCGGCTCATGACCATCACGACGTGCAACCCGCCCTTCCACGCCGGCGAACGACTCATCGCGTACAACGTCTTCACGAACTGGCAGGCCCCGGCGGATGTGCCGAGCGAGATCGCCGCACAAGTCAACGCGAACGGAGGCTGA
- a CDS encoding anthranilate synthase component II, producing the protein MTRVLVIDNYDSFVYTLNGYLRELGATTDVVRNDDIPESELAARLADYDAVLISPGPGKPADAGVSIAVVKLALETGQPLLGVCLGHQAIAEAFGGVVTNAEELMHGKTSQVSHDGSPFYDGVAQPFTATRYHSLAVVDGTVPDTLVVTARTAGGVIMGLRHREAPIYGVQFHPESVLTEGGYRMLGNWLEVAGLAGAAETARGLNPLVKLV; encoded by the coding sequence GTGACCCGGGTACTCGTCATCGACAACTACGACAGCTTCGTCTACACGCTCAACGGCTATCTGCGAGAGCTCGGCGCGACCACGGATGTCGTGCGCAACGACGACATCCCCGAGTCCGAGCTCGCCGCGCGCCTCGCCGACTACGACGCCGTGCTGATCTCGCCCGGGCCCGGCAAGCCGGCCGACGCGGGCGTGTCCATCGCCGTCGTGAAACTCGCGCTCGAGACCGGCCAGCCGCTGCTCGGCGTTTGCCTGGGGCATCAGGCCATCGCGGAGGCATTCGGGGGAGTGGTGACAAACGCCGAAGAGCTGATGCACGGCAAGACATCGCAGGTGAGTCACGACGGGAGCCCCTTCTACGACGGCGTCGCGCAACCCTTCACCGCCACGCGCTACCACTCCCTCGCGGTCGTCGACGGCACCGTGCCCGACACGCTCGTGGTCACGGCCCGCACGGCCGGTGGCGTGATCATGGGACTGCGGCACCGCGAGGCTCCGATCTACGGCGTGCAGTTCCACCCGGAGTCCGTCCTCACCGAGGGCGGGTACCGGATGCTCGGCAACTGGCTAGAGGTCGCCGGCCTCGCCGGGGCGGCCGAGACGGCTCGCGGGCTCAACCCGCTCGTCAAACTCGTCTAG
- a CDS encoding peptidoglycan D,D-transpeptidase FtsI family protein: MNREIKRVSTIVLAMFLALLVSTSILQVFQADSLTADARNSRARNDSYSQQRGAILVAGQPVAQSVPTTDVYKFQRVYSNGPLYSSVTGFFPINGEATGLEGALNDKLSGSSNSQFFDRVNAILTGKNPQGASVETTIDPVAQKAAYDALGDYQGAVVLLEPKTGRILAMVSKPDFDPNALASHDTTKVNALYQELLDASGDPLINRTIGGNLNPPGSTFKPVMSAAAFGSGKYTKDSQLPNLSSLELPGSSTVVKNDNFSTCGPGATVSIATAQILSCNIPFAELGIQMDPETIHAQAEKFGFNKSLSIPIPVEKSVYPLYTDDAQRAQGAFGQYDDRATPLQMAMVSAGIANGGKVMYPNLVDSIRSSDLQTLESFQPKELDQALSQQNADTIKQMMVDGVDHGVASNARIDGVTVGGKTGTAQNGANDPYTLWFTGFAPANDPQFAVAVVVENGGGQGQNGTGNSIAAPIAKKVLEAVLNK, translated from the coding sequence GTGAATCGCGAGATCAAACGCGTCAGCACGATCGTGCTCGCCATGTTCCTGGCGCTGCTCGTCTCCACATCGATCCTGCAGGTCTTCCAGGCCGACTCCCTCACGGCGGATGCGCGCAACAGCAGGGCGCGCAACGACAGCTACTCTCAGCAACGCGGCGCCATCCTGGTGGCCGGCCAGCCTGTGGCCCAGTCGGTGCCCACCACCGACGTCTACAAGTTCCAGCGCGTCTACAGCAACGGCCCGCTCTACTCCTCGGTCACCGGCTTCTTCCCGATCAACGGCGAAGCGACCGGCTTGGAGGGCGCCCTCAACGACAAACTCAGCGGGTCATCGAACTCCCAGTTCTTCGACCGCGTCAACGCGATACTCACCGGCAAGAATCCGCAGGGGGCCTCCGTCGAGACGACGATCGACCCGGTGGCTCAGAAGGCGGCATACGACGCTCTCGGCGACTACCAGGGTGCCGTGGTGCTGCTCGAACCGAAGACCGGGCGCATCCTGGCGATGGTGTCCAAACCCGACTTCGATCCCAATGCGCTCGCGTCGCATGACACGACGAAGGTCAACGCCCTCTACCAGGAGCTTCTCGACGCCTCCGGCGATCCGCTCATCAACCGCACGATCGGCGGCAACCTGAACCCACCGGGCTCCACGTTCAAGCCCGTGATGAGCGCGGCCGCGTTCGGCAGCGGCAAGTACACGAAAGACAGCCAGCTGCCGAACCTCTCCTCGCTGGAGCTGCCGGGTTCGAGCACCGTCGTGAAGAACGACAACTTCAGCACCTGCGGCCCGGGAGCGACCGTCTCCATCGCGACGGCGCAGATCCTCTCCTGCAACATCCCGTTCGCCGAGCTCGGCATCCAGATGGACCCGGAGACGATCCACGCGCAGGCAGAGAAGTTCGGCTTCAACAAGTCGCTGAGCATCCCGATCCCGGTCGAGAAGAGCGTCTACCCGCTTTACACCGACGACGCGCAGCGTGCGCAGGGCGCCTTCGGACAGTACGACGACCGCGCCACCCCGCTGCAGATGGCCATGGTCTCCGCCGGAATCGCCAACGGCGGCAAGGTGATGTACCCCAACCTCGTCGACTCGATCCGCTCGTCCGACCTGCAGACGCTGGAGAGTTTCCAGCCCAAAGAACTCGATCAGGCCCTGAGCCAGCAGAACGCCGACACGATCAAGCAGATGATGGTCGACGGCGTCGATCACGGCGTGGCGAGCAATGCAAGAATAGACGGGGTCACGGTCGGCGGAAAGACGGGAACCGCGCAGAACGGCGCGAACGATCCTTACACGCTGTGGTTCACGGGTTTCGCTCCGGCCAACGATCCTCAGTTCGCTGTGGCGGTAGTTGTTGAAAATGGCGGTGGACAAGGTCAGAACGGCACGGGTAACTCCATCGCCGCTCCGATCGCGAAAAAAGTACTAGAGGCGGTGCTGAATAAATGA
- a CDS encoding FhaA domain-containing protein produces the protein MGILDNFERGLERAVNGAFAKTFRSGLQPVELTSALRRELDTKAAVVSRDRILAPNRFVLRMSPSDYKRMHGMGAALTDELIAFVQKHASSQGYQFAGGLSIDLVEEASITEGMLQVDSENVKGSVAWTPVLDINGKHYPLTHSVTVIGRGSEADITVDDTGISRRHVQIIWDGQRAQVQDLGSTNGSHLNGQPVRKAILEPESVITIGRTRIVFRVLPQATRPVAAPVDDTTRRTDVGGFWSES, from the coding sequence GTGGGCATACTGGACAACTTCGAGAGAGGTCTCGAACGTGCCGTCAACGGCGCGTTCGCCAAGACCTTTCGGTCGGGGCTGCAACCGGTCGAGCTCACCAGCGCGCTCCGGCGGGAACTCGACACCAAGGCGGCCGTCGTCTCGCGGGATCGCATCCTGGCGCCGAATAGGTTCGTGCTGCGCATGTCGCCCAGCGACTACAAGCGGATGCACGGCATGGGTGCTGCGCTCACCGACGAACTGATCGCCTTCGTTCAGAAGCACGCGAGCAGCCAGGGCTACCAGTTCGCCGGCGGCCTCTCGATCGACCTCGTCGAGGAGGCGTCGATAACCGAGGGGATGCTGCAGGTCGACTCCGAGAACGTGAAAGGCTCCGTCGCCTGGACGCCGGTGCTCGACATCAACGGCAAGCACTACCCGCTCACCCACTCCGTGACGGTGATCGGCCGTGGGAGCGAGGCCGACATCACGGTCGACGACACCGGTATCTCGCGCCGACATGTGCAGATCATCTGGGACGGTCAACGCGCCCAAGTGCAAGACCTCGGCTCCACCAACGGTTCCCACCTCAACGGTCAGCCTGTCCGCAAGGCGATCCTCGAACCCGAGTCGGTGATCACGATCGGTCGCACCCGCATCGTGTTCCGTGTGCTGCCCCAGGCGACACGTCCGGTCGCGGCACCGGTGGACGACACCACACGACGAACCGATGTCGGCGGGTTCTGGAGCGAATCGTGA
- a CDS encoding PP2C family protein-serine/threonine phosphatase yields the protein MAAPNRAAAVSHIGKIRANNQDSGYAGRDLFVVADGMGGHAGGDVASAIAVTRIREADKEYASASEAEFALQSALIAANSLLAETVFEHPELTGMGTTVSALIRVGDQIALAHIGDSRIYLFRDGALKQVSTDHTFVQRLVDSGRITEEEAMVHPRRSVLMRVLGDVDASPEIDTWTLDTRPGDRWLICSDGLSGVVKHDELQAALASRDAPRQVAEKMVRLSLDAGAPDNVTIVLLDVADVAPGEVMKDPITVGSASAPLAFGGEAKPTSRTTRLPSLRLHPIRPATGPTHFEPQSEDYLDELIEEDQRRVRRRKLTWLIGVIVLVVAIALAALFGYEWTQSRYFVGASPSGNVAVFQGVQQSLGPISLSHVYEESSVRLDNLPSYDKQLVEQTINADTLQSARSIVEQLSDASKK from the coding sequence GTGGCAGCTCCGAACCGGGCGGCGGCCGTCTCACACATCGGCAAGATCCGCGCGAACAACCAGGACTCCGGCTATGCCGGGCGCGACCTGTTCGTCGTCGCCGACGGGATGGGCGGCCACGCCGGCGGTGACGTCGCGTCGGCGATCGCCGTCACCCGCATCCGCGAGGCCGACAAGGAGTACGCCTCCGCCTCGGAGGCGGAGTTCGCCCTGCAGTCGGCACTGATCGCGGCCAACTCACTGCTCGCCGAGACGGTGTTCGAGCATCCGGAACTCACCGGCATGGGGACGACCGTGAGCGCCCTCATCCGCGTCGGCGATCAGATCGCGCTCGCCCACATCGGCGACTCCCGCATCTACCTGTTCCGCGACGGCGCATTGAAGCAGGTCTCCACCGACCACACGTTCGTGCAGCGCCTGGTCGACAGCGGGCGCATCACCGAAGAAGAGGCGATGGTGCACCCGCGCCGCTCGGTGCTGATGCGCGTGCTCGGTGACGTCGACGCCTCCCCCGAGATCGACACGTGGACCCTCGACACCCGGCCGGGCGACCGTTGGCTCATCTGCTCCGACGGGCTGAGCGGCGTCGTCAAACACGACGAGCTTCAGGCCGCACTCGCCTCCCGCGACGCCCCCCGCCAGGTCGCCGAGAAGATGGTCCGGCTCAGCCTCGACGCCGGTGCGCCCGACAACGTCACGATCGTGCTGCTCGATGTCGCGGATGTCGCCCCCGGCGAGGTCATGAAAGACCCGATCACCGTCGGCTCGGCCTCGGCACCGCTGGCTTTCGGCGGCGAGGCCAAACCCACGTCGCGCACGACGCGACTGCCCTCGCTGCGACTGCACCCCATCCGGCCCGCCACCGGACCCACGCACTTTGAGCCGCAGTCGGAGGACTACCTCGACGAGCTCATCGAAGAAGACCAGCGCCGCGTGCGCCGCCGCAAGCTCACCTGGCTGATCGGGGTGATCGTTCTCGTGGTGGCGATCGCCCTCGCCGCCCTCTTCGGGTACGAGTGGACGCAGTCGCGCTACTTCGTCGGCGCCTCGCCGTCGGGGAACGTCGCCGTGTTCCAGGGTGTGCAGCAGAGCCTGGGGCCGATCAGCCTCTCCCATGTGTATGAGGAGTCGAGCGTGAGGCTCGACAACCTCCCGTCGTACGACAAACAGCTCGTGGAACAGACCATCAACGCCGACACGCTGCAATCGGCGCGATCGATCGTGGAACAGCTGAGCGATGCCAGCAAGAAGTGA
- a CDS encoding FHA domain-containing protein FhaB/FipA: protein MNPSELTLLVLRFGFLLLLWLFVFGIVYALRTDLFGQRVRKLPEQTAAALPFPAAPTSGATAPTMQHAPASNLPSGANSAIVSGGRPNATVLTASRLVITSGPRQGTELPLGRDPITIGRSSESGLVIRDDYTSTHHARLLLWNDEWMVQDLDSTNGTFLDGRRVTVPTQIPLDTPIKIGTTTFELRR from the coding sequence GTGAACCCCAGCGAGCTCACCCTCCTCGTGCTGCGTTTCGGTTTCCTGCTTCTGCTGTGGTTGTTCGTGTTCGGCATCGTCTATGCGCTGCGCACCGACCTGTTCGGGCAGCGCGTGCGCAAGCTTCCCGAACAGACGGCCGCGGCATTACCGTTCCCCGCCGCGCCCACCTCCGGTGCCACGGCACCGACGATGCAGCACGCGCCCGCGTCGAACCTCCCGTCGGGAGCGAACTCCGCAATCGTTTCGGGCGGGCGGCCGAACGCCACAGTGCTCACCGCCAGCCGCCTCGTCATCACCTCCGGACCCCGCCAGGGAACGGAGCTCCCCCTCGGGCGCGACCCCATCACCATCGGGCGCTCCAGCGAGTCCGGTCTGGTGATCCGCGACGACTACACCTCCACGCACCACGCGCGCCTGCTGCTCTGGAACGACGAGTGGATGGTCCAAGACCTCGACTCCACGAACGGCACCTTCCTCGACGGGCGGCGTGTGACCGTCCCCACCCAGATCCCGCTCGACACCCCGATCAAGATCGGCACGACCACGTTCGAGTTGCGACGGTAA
- the pknB gene encoding Stk1 family PASTA domain-containing Ser/Thr kinase — protein MSPDSRLLAGRYQVGELIGRGGMSDVHRGTDSRLGRTVAIKLLKPSLATDPAFRTRFRQEAQAAARMAHPTIVRVFDAGEETVREPNGREAQLPFIVMEYVDGVLLKDLIKKGPLEISEAVRITEGILTALEYSHRAGVVHRDIKPGNVMITKAGQVKVMDFGIARAISDSSATVAQTTAILGTASYFSPEQAKGESVDARTDLYSTGVVLFEMLTGRPPFRGDTPVAVAYQHVSEAAVAPSSINPKVSPALDVVVAQAMTKDRFERYQSVADFRADLETAAAGKVPLHKTPDPLSESLFGPPPTAVSGPEAAFRQLAEDQTMTRTQRRPPVIWVWASIAVMAVVVVAVLAWVLRLAPSTTLPETSREVPSLSGQTIDKATDLLQGMKLKWTQTPEASATYAEGQVIRTDPGAGTVVATGDTITVYVSTGKKTIAVPDVHNMTLDAAKQAITAAGLTVGPVTTQNSATIGANIVIQTDPAGAGLAHEGDPIALTVSSGKVTVTDLTGQSIPAATGILSELGLNANPQPDKTCPSTQGSPLVHTQSVVGDVPQGSTVDLTYCTG, from the coding sequence TTGAGCCCAGATAGCCGCCTGCTCGCAGGCCGATATCAAGTGGGCGAACTCATCGGTCGCGGCGGCATGTCCGATGTGCATCGCGGCACCGATTCGCGGCTCGGCCGCACGGTCGCGATCAAGCTGCTGAAGCCATCGCTGGCCACCGATCCGGCCTTCCGCACGCGCTTCCGGCAAGAGGCCCAGGCGGCCGCCCGCATGGCGCATCCCACGATCGTGCGCGTCTTCGACGCCGGCGAAGAGACAGTCCGCGAGCCGAACGGCCGTGAGGCACAACTCCCGTTCATCGTGATGGAGTACGTGGACGGCGTGCTGCTGAAAGACCTGATCAAGAAGGGCCCGCTCGAGATCAGCGAGGCCGTTCGCATCACCGAGGGCATCCTCACCGCCCTCGAATACTCTCACCGAGCCGGCGTCGTGCACCGCGATATCAAGCCGGGCAACGTGATGATCACCAAGGCCGGCCAGGTCAAGGTGATGGATTTCGGCATCGCCCGCGCGATCAGCGACTCGTCGGCCACCGTCGCCCAGACCACCGCCATCCTCGGCACCGCGAGCTACTTCTCGCCGGAGCAGGCGAAGGGCGAGTCGGTGGATGCGCGCACCGACCTCTACTCGACCGGCGTCGTGCTCTTCGAAATGCTCACCGGTCGTCCGCCGTTCCGTGGCGACACCCCGGTAGCCGTGGCGTATCAGCACGTGAGCGAGGCCGCGGTCGCGCCGAGCAGCATCAATCCCAAGGTCTCCCCGGCCCTGGATGTCGTGGTCGCTCAGGCGATGACGAAGGATCGCTTCGAGCGCTACCAGTCCGTGGCCGACTTCCGTGCAGATCTGGAGACCGCCGCCGCCGGCAAGGTTCCGCTGCACAAGACGCCCGATCCGCTGTCGGAGTCGCTCTTCGGCCCGCCGCCGACCGCCGTTTCCGGCCCCGAGGCCGCGTTCCGCCAGCTCGCCGAAGATCAGACGATGACCCGCACGCAGCGCCGCCCACCTGTCATCTGGGTCTGGGCGAGCATCGCCGTGATGGCCGTCGTCGTCGTGGCCGTTCTCGCCTGGGTTCTGCGCCTCGCGCCGAGCACCACGCTGCCGGAGACCTCCCGCGAGGTGCCGAGCCTTTCGGGTCAGACGATCGACAAGGCGACCGATCTGCTTCAAGGCATGAAGCTCAAGTGGACTCAGACCCCCGAGGCGAGCGCGACCTACGCCGAGGGACAGGTCATCCGCACCGATCCTGGCGCGGGCACGGTCGTCGCCACCGGTGACACGATCACCGTCTACGTCTCCACCGGCAAGAAGACGATCGCGGTTCCCGATGTGCACAACATGACTCTGGATGCGGCCAAGCAGGCGATCACCGCCGCCGGGTTGACCGTGGGCCCGGTCACGACCCAGAACTCGGCCACGATCGGCGCCAACATCGTCATTCAGACCGACCCGGCCGGCGCCGGCCTCGCCCACGAGGGCGACCCGATCGCACTCACGGTGTCGAGCGGCAAGGTCACCGTGACCGATCTCACCGGGCAGTCGATCCCCGCGGCCACCGGCATCCTCAGCGAGTTGGGCCTCAACGCGAATCCCCAACCCGACAAGACGTGTCCCAGCACTCAGGGCAGTCCGCTCGTGCACACCCAATCCGTGGTCGGGGATGTGCCGCAAGGCTCTACCGTCGACCTCACCTACTGCACCGGCTGA